The stretch of DNA GGAAGCAGTGCAAATAAAAGAAAAATTGGGAGGCACTGTCACAGCCATAACAGTAGGTTCTGAAGACGCTGACAGCACTTTAAGAAAATGTCTAGCCAGAGGAGCAGACAACGCCATAAGACTTACCGACCAAAAGTTTGAAGGCTCCGACAGCTACGCCATCGCCAAAATTCTCCATAAAGTCATTAAAAACATGTCTTTCAACATCATATTGACGGGAGCCTTAGCAGGGGACGACGGCTACGCAGCAACAGGTCCAATACTCGCAGAACTTCTTGGAATCTCCCATGCCACCATGGTTAAAAAAATCGAATTAAGCAGTGACGTCGCCAAAGTCAACCGTGAATTAGAAGGCGGCTTAGAAGAAGTTGTAGAATTAAAGTTACCCGCTGTGTTAACAATTCAAACGGGGATCAACGAACCCCGCTACGTTTCCATCATGGGAATAAGAAAGGCGATGCAAAAGGAGACAAAGGTTCTCGGCTTAGCCGAAGTTGGCTTAAACGAAAATGAAGTCGGTGAAGCAGGTTCGTGGATAAAAATAGAAAAGATGTATGTGCCACCCGTGGAGAAACAAGCAGAGTTCTTACAAGGAACTCCCGAAGAAATTGCTGCGAAAATCGCCGAAACTCTCAAGGCAAGGGGGTTAGTATAGATGCAGGAAATTTTCGTTCTGGCTGAGCATAGACAAGGTCAAATTAGAGACATAACTTTCGAAATGTTAACCAAAGGCAGAGAATTAGCCGAAAAAACAAACACAGAACTAACAGCGCTACTCTTCGGAAAAGACGTTAAAGAACATGCCAAAACTCTTTCACAATACGCAAAAAAGGTTTTAGTAGTTGAGGACGCTAAGCTGGAAAACTTCAACTCAGAAGCCTATCAAAAAGTGCTATCCAACCTAATTAAGGAACACAAGCCACTACTAACCTCAATTGGGCACACTTCTTTCGGCGTGGACTTGGCTCCAAGCCTCGCTGCCTCATTAGATTCTCCCTTAGCAACGGACTGCATAGACCTAAAATTTGAAAACGAAACATTAACTGTGACTCGGCAAATATATGGCGGCAAAGTAAACGTTAATGCAACGCTTCGTAAAGCAGAAAGCTACATCGTAACTATTCGCCAAGCAGCTTTTCCAGCTGAAAAAAAAATCCCTATGAACGGAGAAATTGTTGAAGCGCCTTCGCCCCTTTCTGAAGAAATAACGGAAAAACGCTTTATCGAATATGTTTTGCCTCCTCCAGGCGGTGTTGACATAACGGCTGCAGACGTGCTCATAGGAATTGGACGCGGGATAAAAGACGAAAGCGAGATTCCCCCAGTGGAAGAGTTAGCAAAAACCCTCGGAGGAGTCCTAGCGTGTTCACGCCCAATCGTAGACAAAGGATGGCTTCCTAACGACCGCCAAGTAGGCAGCTCTGGAAAAACCGTTAAGCCAAAACTTTACATCGCTCTAGGAATAAGCGGCGCTTTCCAACATGTCCTCGGAATGAAAAACTCAGACCTAATCATTGCAGTAAACAAGGATCGAAACGCACCAATTTTCGGCGTAGCCGATTATGGTATTGTAGAAGACCTCTTCAAAATAGTTCCGCCTTTGAAAGCTAAAGTGTACGAACTGAGAGGATAAAAGTAACCCAACCTCTTTATTTTTTCTTCGATGGCAAATTCGACTTTTCTCGTATCTTTCACTTTTTCAAAACGGCAAATAACGCTCTGCAAATATAATATTGCTTTTTACGTTGTACTCTTTACGTTATATGTTTCTGAGTCTGACTACGATTTAGCAAGACGCAATATTTAATACGTAGTCTTGCACTTTAATTGTTTAGGAGAGCAACGTTGCAACACTTGAAAAAAATCCATTTACCCAAATTCCGTAAGCTACCTAAGCAAATGGTTGTCCCAAAAGCGCCGCCAAAACCTGTTCCCAGAGGCTTCAAGATTATTGAAAGATACCCATTGTATGAACCTTTTGCACATGTGGCTATAGTACAGAACCCAAAAACTGGCGAGTATAAATATATACTAGACGAGTTGCAGTTAGACCCTTTAGAACAGAACATTTACAACCGTGTTTTAGATATTTTGTTGGCCGAGATCGAGTCTCCAAAAGAGGAAATCGAAGATCCCAGAAAGTTTTTTGCTACCGCAGCAAGACGAATCGTTGATAAATACCGCATCAGCTTAGGATGGTTGCCGGATGTTTCTTGGTATAAAATACTCTATCATGCGGAGCGAGATCTTGTTGGCTTCGGAAGAATTGATCCGCTGATGCGTGATCCTAACATCGAAGACATATCATGCGATGGTATAAAAAAACCAGTTTACATATGGCATCGAAAATACGAAAGCATCGAAACCAACCTCATTTTCGAAGAAGACTCCGAATTAGACAACACAGTGGTTAAGCTAGTTCACATGGCTGGAAAACATGTAAGCTCTGCATTTCCAATAGTTGATGCCTCACTTCCCGGAAAACATAGACTTGCCGTATGTTACCGACGCGAAATCACGCCTTTCGGCACAGCATTCACTATACGAAAATTCAGAGAAGACCCGTATTCTATCATTGACTTAATTGACCTTGGAACATTCTCAGAAGAAATTGCTGCATATTTTTGGCTCTGCTTAGAAAATAGAGCATCAGTCATGATTCTAGGCGGCACTGCGGCTGGGAAAACAACAGCGTTAAACGCTCTTGCCTGTCTCATCAAGCCAGGAAGCAAACTAATCACAATAGAAGAAACAGCTGAGCTGAACCTCTCTCATGAAAACTGGGTTTCGTTGATTGCGAGAAGAAGTTATGGGCTTGGCGAAAATCAGACAGGTGAAGTAACACTTTTCGACCTTGTAAAAACTTCGATGAGACATAGACCAGACGTTCTTATAGTAGGGGAGATTCGAGGAAACGAAGCCTATGTCCTGTTCCAAGCGATGGCAACAGGTCACGGTGGCATGAGCACGATGCATGCTGAAGACGTTGACTCAGCGGTTAAGCGTCTTACTCAGAAGCCTATGAACATTGCACCTGCATACATACCGCTGTTGAACATCGTTCTATCTGTTCAGAGAGTTCATGTTAAAGTAGAGGGTGAAACGAAAGCGTTTAGACGTGTGATGGAAATAAGTGAAGTTGCAAACTACGAAGATTATCGAAGAACTTTCAAATGGAAACCTGGGCAAGACGAGTACTTGTCTTCATTCAACGATAGCGTCATGTTCCCCTTCATATCTGAACGCACCGGGTTGAGCGAAAAAGATTTGCAAAGAGAGATTGAGCAGCGCAGAAAAGTGTTACATTGGATGAGAGAACAGAACATACGAAGCTACAAAGATGTTGCAGCAATTATTGCGGAATATTATGCTAGACCAGAAGAGTTCTATGAAAAAGTTTCAGCAGGAGAAATAGAAGCATTTGCCATTGCTAAACACTCTTGAAGGGCTTTCATTCCGTTTTTTCGGAAGGTTAGCGCCAGCGTTCCTGAAGAACATCTTCGAGTTCGAAGGTTATCTCCAACGAGCAAATATGAGAATATACCCTGAAACATACGTCTCTCTAATGTTTTTTGCAGCCTTTCTGACCCTTCCAGTCAGCATAGTTGGTATTGTGCTTCTCTATTTCTTGAAACTAATTCCTCTTATCTTCTTGGTGCCCACTCCACTATTCGTAATGATCGCCTTTATGCTCACCCCCATGTCAAAAGCCAGCGAACGATCTCAACGGCTGGAAAGAGAAATGCCGTTTGCAGCAACCTACGTGGCTGTTATGGCATCAGGAGGAATCCCTCCATACACAAGCTTTAAGCGACTTAGTGAAGCAGAATTGTTGCCTGCTATGAGCCAAGAAGCAAGAAATCTAATTAGAGACGTAGAGATTTTCGGCGTAGATCCTTTAACTGCTATGCAAAAATCTGCAAAGGGAAACCCACTAGATATTTATCGGGAATTCGTCGGAGGATATGCTTCCACAGTAATTATAGGCGGGGATATTACTAGTTTCCTTGAAACAAAGGCAGAAGAGCTCTTCAAAACAAGAGCTGCAAGAGTGCGCTCGGCTGCAGAGCGTCTTGGTATGCTTCTAGAGTCATTTATTATCATCATGGTTCTCATGTCTCTATGCTTCTATATCCTATTCAGCGTGGAGTCAATTTATAGCACAGGAATGTCCTCGTACTCAGGAATAATCCTGTACACGTATGTTTTCACGCCGCTACTTTCGTTTGTGTTTATCTATCTTGCACATGGGATGCAGCCGAAATCTCCAATTACGGACTGGAGACCCTACAAGGCTTTTGGAATTTGTTCTGGGATAGCTGCGGTAGTTCTTATGCTTCTCACTAACTTCGTTGGCTTGATGTCGGTTCCATTTCTTGTGCCATTAGCGAATATTGTTGACCTTCCGACAGCAGTTGCAATAGCTTTAGTGATTACATCTGGACCGCCTGCTATTATCCACATGAGGCTTTCCGGAGAAAAAGCAAGCACTGAAAAAGGAGTTACTCTCTTTCTTCAAGATCTTACAGAAACTAGAAAGACTGGTCTTGCGCCCGAAAAATGTATAGAAACTCTTTCCAATCGGGAATATGGCAGTTTTAGCAAGCATTTGAAGAAGATAACGGCTGAACTTTCTTGGGGAATCCCGATAAGGAAGGTTTTCATGGATTTTGTTAGCCGAACGAAGAGTTGGGCGACGCAGATTGTTATGTTTCTTTTGGTGGAGACAATTGATGTTGGCGGTGGCACCATTGCGATGATTGAGTCGCTTGCAAGGTTTAGCACTACGACGCAGGAGGTGGAAAGGGAGAAGAAGATGGCGGTTAAGCCTTACATAATGATGCCTTACTTTGCAGCTCTTATGTTGGTGGCTACAACTGTTATGATGCTTACTTTTACAACACAGACAGTTGGTCTTGCGGGTTCTGAGGCAACGACTACAGTTGACATAGATTCTCTACTAATCATCTTCTCCACATCAGTCATAATTCACAGCTATTTAATTGGGCTTGTAGGAGGGAAGATAAGCGAGGAATCCGTTGCGGCAGGCTTCAAACATTCGGCGTTACTGACAATAATTGCAATAGTAGCAGCGAAAGTGGCTCCATCTCTGATTAGCTTTACAGGAGGTTAATCATTGAGATGGTTTTGAAGGCAAGTAGAAGACGCCGAAGTAATAGGGCGATAAGCCCCGCTATTTCTGCAGTTATAATAACTGGAGTTATGGTTGCGTTAATTACTGTTGCGTTTGCCTTTGCCAGCAACTTTCTCTTAGTCAGAATGGCTGAAAGTGAATTTAACTCTACGAAGCAGTTTATGCAGACTTTGGGACTTCAGATAGACGACGTTGCATGGGTAATTGGACGCACGGAAACTGCTCGCTATTCAAGCAGATATGGCAGCATTGCTTTTGAGTCCGCGTTGAATTATACAATTTACATAAGCACTAACGGGTCGGAACCCATTGAGAAATTTTACACGAACACAGTAGGCATCATCTGTTTCAACATGCCTGTAGCGCAGTACTCCGTTGGGAACGACTATTATGAGTTGATTTATCCTTCTTCTAACGATGGATTTTTGTTAAGTGGGGCTTCTGCGCCTGTTGCGAGGATTTTTGCGGTTGAAAAACTTCCAATGACAGATGGCAGTTTTGTAAGAGTTGTAGTTATGCCAACTATAAGGATGCTAAATCTGAGGATAGGTAACATGAACTATACTCGACTGTATCTGCCTATTCTTTTAGAAGGAGAGGGTCCTAAACATTCTCAGTCTGTTACTCTAACTGGGCAATCTTTTTCGAAGTTGGGAGAAACCGTAACTGGAATTAGAGTTGTGGTAAGTTTTCCTATGAAAGAAGATGGATTTAACGAGTTTTTCTTCAATTTTCCTGAAATTGAGGAATCAATATCGTTAGCTGGAGAAACTGTTCTTGAGCTTTACGTTGGTGAAGTGGATGTGGCATTTGGGGTGCATGCTTGATATGTGGAGGGTGTTTTAGATGCCGCATCAGAGTATGGAATACGCCATCATGGTTCCGATTCTTTTGATGCAGGTTATTTTGATACCTGTGACTGCTAGTTGGATGATGGATGCTTGGGTTGTTCGGCGTAGGGAAACAGCGCTTCAAGACGTTGCAAGCCACATAGGAACCACTATTCAGCAGCTTTATTTCTCCTTGAACCGTGAAGAAATAGCGGCTGGAACCACTACTCAAGCCGCAAACGTTCCGCCATTCATCGAATCTATTCCATACGTTATCACGGCGTCTAATAGAAGGGTTGAGAATAGCACAATAATAGATTTGTATTTAACTATGATGGGAATAGGCACCACAGCAACCACTCGCGTTACGTTGGGTCCTAACGTGCTGTGGGGGCAATCAACTTTTGTGAGCAATTCTACGAGTGCTAGCATAAAGGTTGAAAAATTCTCTAATGGCACTCTCAACTTTTCGTTTGGATAGTAGAGGAGAGTAAAAAATGACAGGAGTAACTATTGACCATTTGGTTGCAACTGTGGCTTTCATAGGGGCAATGCTATTGTTTATCGGTCTTTTTACTCAGACGTTGCAAACTGCGATTTTGTATCAGCAAAATAGACATGTATCGCTTAAAGCCAGCGATCTACTGGATAACATTTTGCTGAGTCCAGGCTATCCATACAAGTGGGGTGAGACAAATGCTACTTTGTCTTGTTTTGGGCTTCAAAAGCCAGGGACAAGCGGCTACGTGCTTAGCTCCTTCGCTCTCATGAGGTTGACTTCTCTTTCTGGAGAACCAGTAGAGTATCCCCGTGATTCAGGAAAATGGTACAACAATATTAGTTTGGGACCTAGTGGTTACCTGTTTATCCCAATTAGTGATTCTATAAACTATGAGACAGCTTCTAGACTGTTAGGGGTAAATGGTACTTATGGATTTCAACTCAGCATTGCGCCAATAGTGAAAGTGTCTATATCTGAGTATCAATCTAATCCTTTGATTTTGAAAGTTGAGGTTGACGGTCCTGGTTTTCCTCTAAGTGGAGCTGCTTTGAGTTATTATTTTTACCGAAGCTACAAAACGGGAAACTATGCCTCTATAAAGATTTTTACTGACACGGCGCAGACTGACTCGGCCGGTGTGGCGTATTTAAATTTCGCCTTTGATGGAGCAAGCGAAACATATACTATTGTCGTATATGCACGTCTGAGCGGCCTTTTTGGTTTAGGTCACTATTCTCATAGAACATTCACTCGAGGTGGCGGTGTTATGCCATTCGTTGTAGACTATGAAGCGGGGAAAGTTTACCTTGCCCACAGTTGGGATGTGCATGATCAAGGGTCGCCAGTGCCTGCTTATGCATTCAATGCTACGTTTTTTATCTTGACTGAAGATTTTGATTTTCAGGAGTGGCCTATAGCCAATTCTACTGGTATTCTTAATTATGGTGTTAAGAACTATGAACTGACGACGCTTCCTGTTGGATGTCCAGGGTTTTTGCTTGTTACCTATCGCGTTAGCGCTATCGAATATGGGATATCTATTATGCCGTGGGGCATAGGCACTCTAGCTGTTTCTACGTTGTTCGGCGATAATCCCTATGGTAATGTTTGGACTGCTACCGATCTTCGCCAAGTAACTGTTGATCAACTGGCGTATCAAGCGAAGATTACATGTTGGAGCTTACAAGGTTATCAAATTTGGAATCCAACGGGGTGATCTTAGGAAATGTTGCGAACTATCGAAATTTCGATGGTGATTCTTATCTTGGCGGTTGCATTCATTGCAGCAACGTTTTTCGCAGTTTTACCGTCTCCCAAGCAAATTTCATCTCCAAACCTTCGACAACTTGCCCTAACAACACTTCAAGTCCTCGACGTGGATAAATCATTAACTGAAGCCATTTTTGAAAACCCCACAGACCCAGCTTGGACAGATTTGGAGATAGCTCTCTCTGCCAGCTTGCCACCTAACATAGTCTACAATCTAACCGTCTACGACATTACTAAGAGCAGTGGCGACGCTCTGACCTACAGGAAGTTTCACTCAATCACAAATTCTGAAAGCGGACTTGGAACCGACTCAGAAGCGTCCACATACCTCGTCATGTCAACAAACGTAACATTCGCAGTCACGCCGCAGAAAATCTCTGGAACGCTTTATATTCTCAACTGCAGCGACGCAAACGGATGGTGGATCACAGGCTACACTAGCCAAAGCCTAGCTGAAGACCTTTACAACTTGCTTTCACCTTATTTCAACACAACCATAATGGTGCAAAACACAACAGACCTTGGGCATATTTTGGACGGCACCGAGATTTCTAGTCTCCCCTACGAGAACGTTACAAACGCAGTGATAATAAACACCTGCGGAGAAGCGGTGCCAATTCCCTCAGCATATGCTGACTCATACCCTCGAGACTCTTACGCTGAATACTGTTACGAACTTGGCAAAAGAGTCAACCAGTACAACTGGACCTGGGTAAGCATCGTTGGATACCCGTTCTTCTATGTTAGTAACACCATAAAATTAGCAAGCAGTGACAACAGTTGGGGAATTTACGGAATGCGAATGGTAACTGCAGGTGGACTTAATTCCTTTCTTAGAGGCTTAGACGTAGAAAACTATCCATCTTACAGCTACGACGGCTCATGGATTACAGGAAGCCCCGGCGTTGTCTATTTTTCCACAGAAGCATATTACTATTCAAACTATTACGGCATTTATCCTTCGCCCTACCAAACCGCAACACGTGCATTGCCTTCTTGGATCCAAGGCACGTATCACACAACTGTAACGGCAAGCGTGTTCAATCCAGTGAGCGACCGATATGCTGCCGCAACTTTCAAACACACTGGCACAGGAGCTTTTACTGCAATTGGGTTAACGAGAACGCCTGATATAAGAATAACCGCTCTTTCTCTACTCATGTATTACCACCCAATCATCTACAAATCTGAATTCACTTTAACTGCTGGCGAAAGACCCACACAAAGGCTTATAGTACTACAGCTTAGCCAGCAAGGAGGAAGTTAACATGAAAAAGCTACTTAACAAAAAAGGGCAGTTCTCTATAATCGCTGCGTTGCTAGTTGCCATCGTGCTTGTCACTGCCATTATCACAACATATTCTATAATACGCAACACTCCCATTCGGGGACGTCCTCAAATCTTAGGTGCTACTAATGAGATGAATCTGGCTATAAATCGTGTTCTCGAATTTGTAGTTGGATACTATGGCTCAATTTTGCAGGTTACAGGTAACAGAACGTATGCCCAAAGTCTTGTTGCAGACTATTTGCGAAGCAGTTTAGAAAACATAGCTTATACACATCCTGACTGGAGTCCTTCTTTCCACATCAACTATTCGCATGTAGGCACTTCATGGTTTAACCGCACTAGTTCCAGCGAAGGCTCTATCAACGTAACTTATTCGTTGATAGGGATAGGCATTTATGGAATACGATTCGCCACTTCAGTCGGGCTTGATGTCACCGTTAACCCTTCCAATACAAGCTCCGTGCTTGTCAACGTAACTCGCGACAATGATGAACCATATCCTAAGCTAGGCCAAAACAACTTCTTCTTCTACAGCTACAACTACATCGAGTCCGTTTGGGAATTGAATAACAATGGGCTGGTCATTAACTCTATTATGTCCGCGGATTCCTTTTCAGTCTATAACATAACAACCCCAAGCGGCATTGACCCGTCATCTTACATGCTTCAAGTGGTTGATTCTCGAGGGATTATGGTTTCAGCTTCAACTTTTTCGCATTACACTTATACTTTCAGCTGGAATCAAATACTGTACTCGTCACTTAGCCAAGATACAATGGTCGTAGAAGCCCTTCAAAATGGCACTCTAAGATGGCTAGGCCAAAACCTTCAACTAACAACAAGTGGCAAACCCATACCACCAATTCCAGTAAAAGCATTTCACACCAATCAAACTATTAACGGAGTAAGCCGTGAAGTGCCATTCCA from Candidatus Bathyarchaeota archaeon encodes:
- a CDS encoding electron transfer flavoprotein subunit alpha/FixB family protein, translated to MQEIFVLAEHRQGQIRDITFEMLTKGRELAEKTNTELTALLFGKDVKEHAKTLSQYAKKVLVVEDAKLENFNSEAYQKVLSNLIKEHKPLLTSIGHTSFGVDLAPSLAASLDSPLATDCIDLKFENETLTVTRQIYGGKVNVNATLRKAESYIVTIRQAAFPAEKKIPMNGEIVEAPSPLSEEITEKRFIEYVLPPPGGVDITAADVLIGIGRGIKDESEIPPVEELAKTLGGVLACSRPIVDKGWLPNDRQVGSSGKTVKPKLYIALGISGAFQHVLGMKNSDLIIAVNKDRNAPIFGVADYGIVEDLFKIVPPLKAKVYELRG
- a CDS encoding type II secretion system F family protein, which gives rise to MPLLNTLEGLSFRFFGRLAPAFLKNIFEFEGYLQRANMRIYPETYVSLMFFAAFLTLPVSIVGIVLLYFLKLIPLIFLVPTPLFVMIAFMLTPMSKASERSQRLEREMPFAATYVAVMASGGIPPYTSFKRLSEAELLPAMSQEARNLIRDVEIFGVDPLTAMQKSAKGNPLDIYREFVGGYASTVIIGGDITSFLETKAEELFKTRAARVRSAAERLGMLLESFIIIMVLMSLCFYILFSVESIYSTGMSSYSGIILYTYVFTPLLSFVFIYLAHGMQPKSPITDWRPYKAFGICSGIAAVVLMLLTNFVGLMSVPFLVPLANIVDLPTAVAIALVITSGPPAIIHMRLSGEKASTEKGVTLFLQDLTETRKTGLAPEKCIETLSNREYGSFSKHLKKITAELSWGIPIRKVFMDFVSRTKSWATQIVMFLLVETIDVGGGTIAMIESLARFSTTTQEVEREKKMAVKPYIMMPYFAALMLVATTVMMLTFTTQTVGLAGSEATTTVDIDSLLIIFSTSVIIHSYLIGLVGGKISEESVAAGFKHSALLTIIAIVAAKVAPSLISFTGG
- a CDS encoding electron transfer flavoprotein subunit beta/FixA family protein, giving the protein MDIIVCVKHVPETAEADLKINPAGNAIKKSDLVFDINEWDDYALEEAVQIKEKLGGTVTAITVGSEDADSTLRKCLARGADNAIRLTDQKFEGSDSYAIAKILHKVIKNMSFNIILTGALAGDDGYAATGPILAELLGISHATMVKKIELSSDVAKVNRELEGGLEEVVELKLPAVLTIQTGINEPRYVSIMGIRKAMQKETKVLGLAEVGLNENEVGEAGSWIKIEKMYVPPVEKQAEFLQGTPEEIAAKIAETLKARGLV
- a CDS encoding type II/IV secretion system ATPase subunit produces the protein MQHLKKIHLPKFRKLPKQMVVPKAPPKPVPRGFKIIERYPLYEPFAHVAIVQNPKTGEYKYILDELQLDPLEQNIYNRVLDILLAEIESPKEEIEDPRKFFATAARRIVDKYRISLGWLPDVSWYKILYHAERDLVGFGRIDPLMRDPNIEDISCDGIKKPVYIWHRKYESIETNLIFEEDSELDNTVVKLVHMAGKHVSSAFPIVDASLPGKHRLAVCYRREITPFGTAFTIRKFREDPYSIIDLIDLGTFSEEIAAYFWLCLENRASVMILGGTAAGKTTALNALACLIKPGSKLITIEETAELNLSHENWVSLIARRSYGLGENQTGEVTLFDLVKTSMRHRPDVLIVGEIRGNEAYVLFQAMATGHGGMSTMHAEDVDSAVKRLTQKPMNIAPAYIPLLNIVLSVQRVHVKVEGETKAFRRVMEISEVANYEDYRRTFKWKPGQDEYLSSFNDSVMFPFISERTGLSEKDLQREIEQRRKVLHWMREQNIRSYKDVAAIIAEYYARPEEFYEKVSAGEIEAFAIAKHS